A single Ammospiza caudacuta isolate bAmmCau1 chromosome 6, bAmmCau1.pri, whole genome shotgun sequence DNA region contains:
- the SYT12 gene encoding synaptotagmin-12: MDTGHVSRSRFSVASSPPRWEIGLYAAGALALLGIAAINLWKLWRSGSYPAPSPFPNYDYRYLEQKYGAACPDIRNKRGLAPGSQRAPGRSLSSRKSSLRAEDTLESIQELGSLELMGRDLGLAHYGPLRKSISADSLNSISSIGNNFGQDFTVGQVEVCMEYDARAAALHVTLLQGKDLLEKEDARFESCFMRISLLPAEQIVGISRIQRSSYSVAFDERFSVPLDPAALEENSLRFSVFGVDEDERSVSTGAAELKLSDLELATRPFNAWLYLQDTNKAVDTVGEILLSLSYLPTAERLTVVVVKAKNLVWTNGKVTADPFVKVYLLQDGRKISKKKTAVKRGDTNPVFNEAMIFSVPAIVLQELSLRVTVAESGEDGRGDNTGHVLIGPAASGMGTTHWNQMLATLRKPVSMWHPLRRN, from the exons TGGCCTCCAGCCCCCCGCGCTGGGAGATCGGGCTCTACGCCGCCGGCGCCTTGGCGCTGCTGGGAATCGCAGCCATCAACCTGTGGAAGCTGTGGCGCTCCGGGAGCTACCCGgccccttcccccttccccaaCTATGACTACCGGTACCTGGAGCAGAAGTACGGAGCGGCGTGCCCGGACATCAGGAACAAG CGAGGGCTGGCCCCGGGCTCGCAGCGGGCTCCAGGCCGGAGCTTGTCGTCCCGCAAGAGCAGCCTGAGGGCAGAGGACACCTTGGAGAGCatccaggagctgggcagcctGGAGCTGATGGGCAGAGACCTGGGCCTGGCCCACTACGGCCCCCTGAGGAAATCCATCTCGGCCGACTCGCTCAACTCCATCTCATCCATTGGGAACAACTTCGGGCAGGATTTCACCGTGGGGCAGGTGGAGGTGTGCATGGAGTACGACGCGAGGGCGGCCGCCCTGCACGTCACGCTGCTGCAGGGCAAGGACCTGCTGGAGAAGGAGGACGCGCGCTTCGAGTCGTGCTTCATGCGGATCAGCCTCCTGCCGGCCGAGCAGATCGTCGGCATCTCCCGG ATCCAGAGGAGCTCCTACTCGGTGGCGTTCGACGAGCGCTTCTCGGTGCCGTTGGACCCGGCGGCGCTGGAGGAGAACAGCCTGCGCTTCTCTGTCTTCGGCGTGGACGAGGACGAGCGCAGCGTCAGCACCGGCGCGGCCGAGCTCAAGCTCTCCGACCTGGAGCTGGCCACGCGCCCCTTCAACGCCTGGCTCTACCTGCAGGACACCAACAAG GCGGTGGACACGGTGGGGGAGATCCTGCTCTCCCTGAGCTACCTGCCCACGGCCGAGCGGCTCACCGTGGTGGTGGTCAAAGCCAAGAACCTGGTGTGGACCAATGGGAAGGTGACTGCAG ATCCCTTCGTCAAGGTGTACCTGCTGCAGGACGGGAGGAAGATCAGCAAGAAGAAGACAGCGGTGAAGAGGGGAGACACCAACCCCGTGTTCAACGAGGCCATGATCTTCTCCGTGCCCGCCATCGTGCTCCAG gagctgtccctgcgCGTGACGGTGGCCGAGAGCGGCGAGGACGGGCGCGGTGACAACACGGGCCACGTGCTGATCGGGCCGGCGGCCAGCGGCATGGGCACCACGCACTGGAACCAGATGCTGGCCACGCTCCGCAAGCCCGTCTCCATGTGGCACCCACTGCGCAGGAATTAG